The Herbiconiux sp. SALV-R1 nucleotide sequence GACGTGACCCACGTCATCAACCACACCATCCCCGACGACGACAAGACCTACCTGCACCGCGCCGGCCGCACGGGCCGCGCGGGCAAGACCGGCATCGCCGTGACCTTCGTCGACTGGGACGACCTGCACAAGTGGGCCCTCATCAACCGCGCCCTCGAGTTCGGCCAGCCCGAGCCCACCGAAACCTACTCCTCGTCGCCGCACCTCTACACCGACCTCGGCATCCCCGAGGGCACCCGCGGGCGCCTCGCCTCGGCAGCCCCGAAGTCGGCCGAGAGCGGGTCGCGCTCGGGCTCGCGCAGCGCGACCGCGGGCCCGCACGGCGGCACGGATGCGGGGGCCGGTTCCGGCTCCGGCTCCGGCGAGGGCCGCTCGCCCCGCAGCCGCAACCGCAACCGCACCAGGAGCCGCAGTGGCTCGGGTGCCGCGGGCACCGCATCCGACACCACCTCGGGCACCGCGACCACCACCGCCGCGGCGACCGAGTCGACCTCGGCCGGCTCCGGCTCCGAGCACCACGACGGCAACAGCGCCCCCCGCCGCCGCACCCGCACCCGCCGCCGCTCCCCCCGCCCCGCCGCCGAGTAGCCCGCCGCTGGCGCCGCCGCGGCGGCAGTGGCCCCGAAAATCGTCACCCACCTGGGCGAAACGACGGACTTCGGGGCCGCTACGACGAAACGACGGAGTGTGCGCGGCGTATCGGGACGAAAGTCCGTCGTTTCGGCAGGCCGTGGTAGGCATTAAGGCACGCCGCCACTCCCCCCAAAAGTCGATGGAGTTCGAACCACTCTCCCGAAACGGATGGAGTCTCCACGGCGTGTCGCCCGCAGACTCCATCCGTTTCGGCGGCGAGGGAGGTGCGGCCCCGGCCCGAAGACCATCTCGCACCGCATCAAGAGACGGAGTGTCGAGCCGTTTCGACGAAACGACGGGGTCTGCGGGGCGTATCGGGACGAGACTCCGTCGTTTCGGCGCGCCGCCGGCGCGGCGGGCGGGTCAGGCGTAGGTGGGGGCGGAGCCCGTCGCGCGGGCGATGATCGCCTCGAGCACCTCGGGCCGGGTGGTGTTCTCGCCGAGGCGGTTGGGCTTGCCGGCGCCGTGGTAGTCGCTCGAGCCGGTGACGGCGAGGCCGTAGCGCCGCACGAGGCGCTCGAGCCGTCGGCGACCCTCGGGGGTGTTCTCGCGGTGGTCGATCTCGAGCCCGAACAGCCCGGCGTCGACGAGTGCGTCGAACTCCTCGTCGAGCTGCACGTCGGCGCGACTGCGGGTCGCCGGATGCGCGATGACCGGCACTCCCCCGGCCGCCACCACGAGGCGCACCGCCTCGAGCGGGTCGGGCGCGTCGTGCGGCTGGTAGTAGCCGGCCCGCCAGTGCAGGATTCCCGCGAACGCCGCACTCCGGTCGACGGCGAGCCCGCGCGCCACCAGGGCGTCGGCGATGTGCGGCCGCCCGACGGTGGCGCCCGGCTCGGTCTGGGCGAGCACGTCGTCCCAGCTCACGTCGTAGTCGCGGGCGATGCGCTCCACCATCTGCTCGGCGCGGTGCAGCCGGGCCTCACGGATGCGCGCCGTCGCGTCGAGCAGATCGGCGTCGTCGGGGTCGAACAGGTAGGCCAGCAGGTGCACGCTCGACCAGCCGATGCGCGTGCTGAGCTCCATGCCCGGGATGAACGTGACACCCACACGCGTCGCCTCGGCAGCCGCTTCGGCCCAGCCTGCCGTGGAGTCGTGGTCGGTGAGGGCGACCGTGCCGAGCCCCGCATCCTTCGCCGCCCGCACCAGCTCGGCCGGAGCCTCGGTGCCGTCGGAGACCCTGCTGTGCGTGTGCAGGTCGATCGGCTCCCTGAACAGCCGAGCGGAAGACATCTCCCCATCGTATCCCGCCGCATCCGCCCGGCTGTTCGGCGGCCTCCCGCTCCCCGGGTGGAGAATGGATGCATGGCCGAGACCACCGAGACCTCCAGCACCGCCGACGCCACCGCGCCGGAGACCACCGCGCCTGCCACCGCCGCGCCCACCACCCCGGGCCACGCCGACACCGACGCCCCCGAACCCCGCGCCACGAGCAACCGCTCCACGACGCCGGGCTCCGACGCCTTCCGCGACTACATCGCGAGCGGCTGGGCCGAGCGCACCGACACCCTCCCGCCGGCGCGGGAGCAGGCACGGTTCGCCGCCGAACGCCGACGCCGCCTCTCGGAGGCCTTCCCCGGCAAGCGGCTCGTCATCCCGTCGGGCGCCCCCAAGCAGCGCTCGAACGACACCGACTACCCCTACCGGGCGCACTCGGCGTTCTCGTACCTCACCGGCTGGGCCTCCGACGCCGAGCCGGGCGCCTACCTCGTGCTGGAGCCCTCCGACGCGGGCCACGAGGCGACCCTCTACTTCCGCGAGCGCGCCGGCCGTGACTCCGACGAGTTCTACGCGAACCCCGAGATCGGCGAATTCTGGATCGGCCCCCGCCCCTCGCTCGCCCAGGTCGCGAGCGACCTCGCCCTTGCCACGAAGGGTGTCGCCGACTTCGAGTCGGTCGACTTCGACGAGACCACCGTGGTGCTGCGCGAGGCCGACCCGGCCCTGCCCGCAGGTGCGGGCGACAGCGCCGACGACGAGCTCGCCCGGGTGCTCTCCGAGCTGCGGCTCGTGAAGGACTCCTACGAGATCGCGCAGATGCGCGAAGCCGTGGCGGCGACCGCCCGCGGCTTCGACGACGTGATCGCCGACTTCGCCCGCAGCTCTCAGCACGCGCGCGGCGAGCGCCTGGTGGAGGGCGTGTTCAACACCCGCGCCCGCCTGGACGGCAACACCGTCGGGTACGACACGATCGCGGCCTCGGGCCCGCACGCCTGCATCCTGCACTGGACCCGCAACGACGGGCCCGTCACCCCGGGTGACCTCATCCTGCTCGACGCCGGGGTGGAGCTCGACTCGCTCTACACGGCCGACATCACCCGCACCCTTCCCGTGAACGGGCGCTTCACCGAGGTGCAGCGGACGGTGTACGAAGCCGTGCGCGAGGCCGCCGATGCGGCGTTCGCGATCGTGCGGCCGGGTATCAAGTTCCGGGAGATCCACCAGGCCGCGATGGCCGTGATCGCGCGGCGCACCGCGGAGTGGGGGCTCCTGCCGGTGACTGCCGAGCAGGCGCTCGAGGCCGACAACCAGCAGCACCGCCGCTACATGGTGCACGGCACCAGCCACCACCTCGGCATCGACGTGCACGACTGCGCGAAGGCGCGACGCGAGATGTACCTCGACGGGGTGCTCGAGCCCGGCATGGTGTTCACCATCGAACCCGGGCTGTACTTCCAGCCCGACGACCTCACGGTGCCGGAGGAGTTCCGGGGCATCGGGGTGCGCATCGAAGACGACATCCTGGTCACCGAGGACGGTGCCGAGAACCTGTCGATCGGCATCCCGCGCACGGCCGACGACGTCGAGGCCTGGTACGCGCGGCTGAACCCGCAGGCGTAGCGGGCGCGGCGCGCCCCGCGCCGCGCGAACCCCAGGCACCCGCGGGCGCAGGCCGGCCGGGAGGCCCCGCGCGGGGCGAGCCGCGCGGCCGCCCTCCTACCCCTCCGAGCGGTCGAGCACGTTGCGAGCCCGGTTGGCGAGCTCCACGCCCACCACGACGGCGTAGGAGCTCGCCACCACCTGCATCACCGAGGTGTAGTCGCGGCGCCGGCGGCCGATGCTGTACACGACGATGTTGAAGAACAGGCCGAATCCGGCGCCGATGAGCGCCGCGGCGACGAGGAACAGCGGCGTGGTGCTCGTCGGCGAGAGCAGCACGAGCAGCAGGCCGAAGAAGATGCCCACCCAGAGGCCCGACAGCGCCCCGGCGAGGGCCGCCCGCCCGTAGCTCATCTTGCCCGTGACGCGTTCGACGCTCTTGAGGTCGCTGCCCACGATGGACAGCTCCTTCACGGGGAACTCGGCCCGGGCCAGCCGGTCGACGGCGGCCTGCGCCTCGGCGTAGCTGTCGAAGGTGGCGACCGTCTCGCCTGTGGGGATGACGGCTCCGCGCGGTGGTCGACGGCGGGCGGAGGGCTGCGGATCGGTCACCCCGGCATTGTCCCACGGCCACCTCCGGCGCGCCTGAACGCTCCCGGCCGGAGCCACGGGGCGAAGGTCTAAGTTAGTAGTCGTGAGTGCCACCAGAGTCTTCGTCGCCCGATTGGTGGGGTGCACCGTCTTCGACCCCTCGGGCGACCGCCTGGGCAAGGTGCGCGACGTGCTCGTGGTCTACCGCAAGAACGATCCGCCGCGTGTCGTCGGCCTCATCGTCGAGATTCCCGGCCGCCGGCGCGTGTTCGTGTCGATCGGCCGGGTGACGAGCATCTCGAGCGGCCAGATCATCACCACCGGTCTCATCAACGTGCGCCGCTTCGAGCAGCGCGGCGGCGAGGTGCGGGTCGTGGCCGAACTGTTCGGCCGCCAGGTCGTGTTCGCCGACGGCTCGGGTCAGGCCACCATCGAAGACGTCTCGATCGAGGAGCACGGGCCCGGCGAGTGGTCGGTGGCCCAGCTGTTCGTGCGCCGCCCCAAGACCTCCGCCTCCCCGTTCGCCAAGGGCGCGACGGTGTTCGCCGCGTGGGACGAGGTGCGCGAGCGCACCTCCGCCGGGCAGGCGCAGTCAGCCGAGCAGCTCATCGCCACCTTCAGCGACCTCAAGCCCGCCGACCTCGCCAACACCCTCCTCGACCTTCCCCCGCAACGCATGCTCGAGGTGGCCGAAGAGCTCCCCGACGACCGGCTCGCCGACGTGCTCGAGGAGATGCCCGAGGTCGACCAGGTCGAGATCCTGTCGAAGCTCGACGACGACCGCGCCGCCGACGTGCTCGACCAGATGCAGCCTGACGACGCCACCGACCTCATCGCCCTGCTCTCCGACGAGCGCGGCGAGCACCTGCTCGAGCTCATGCAGCCCGAGGAGGCCGACGACGTGCGCATGCTGCTCGCCTTCGCCCCCGACACGGCGGGCGGCCTCATGACGACCGAGCCCATCATCGTCTCGGCCGACGCGACGGTCGCGGAGGGTCTCGCGCTCATCCGCCGGCACGAGCTGGCCCCCGCGCTCGGTGCGGCGATCTGCATCACGCTCCCCCCGTTCGAGCCGCCTACCGGGCGCTTCCTCGGTATGGTGCACTTCCAGCGGATGCTGCGCTACCCCCCGCACGAGAAGCTCGGCACGATTCTCGACCAGGGTCTCGAACCCGTCACCGCCGACACCTCGGCGGCGGTCGTGGCCCGCATCCTGGCCAGCTACAACCTGGTGTCCGTCCCGGTCGTCGACGACAACCACCGACTGGTCGGGGTGGTGACCATTGACGACGTCCTCGACTACCTCTTGCCCGATGACTGGCGAAGTAACGACAGCGATGACGACACCGACGAGGTGTCGGATCGCACCCCCTCGCGAGCGCTGAGCGGAGCGCCGCGCACCCCTGCACGCGGAAGGAGGACCGGACATGGCACGATCGGGCGATAACAGGCAGCGCTCGGCGCTCGACGCCCCGAAGGGCCGTCGCACGACGGTCATCCCGCGGCGCCCCGTGACGAACCGCGACCGGTTCGGGCGCGTGACGGAGGCGATCGCGCGGGCGATGGGCACCCCGTGGTTTCTCGTGGGGCTCACGCTGTTCGTCGTGGTGTGGATGCTGTTCAACACCTACGGCCCCGAGAACTGGCGGTTCGACTCCGCGGCCATCGGATTCACGGCGCTCACGCTCATCCTGTCGCTGCAGGCGAGCTACGCCGCACCGCTCATCCTGCTCGCGCAGAACCGGCAGGACGACCGCGACCGCGTGCAGTTCGAGCAAGACCGGCAGCGGGCCGAGCGCAACCTCGCCGACACCGAGTACCTCGCCCGCGAGGTGGTCGCGCTGCGGCTGGCGCTGCAAGACATGGCGAGCAAGGAGTTCATCCGCGCCGAACTGCGGTCGCTGCTCGACGAGCTCGACCGAGACCGCGATCCCGACGAGACGGATGCTCGCACGGCCTCCACCTCCTCCCCCTCCCTGCTCGGCCCGGCCACCGGCTCGGTGCCCACGCAGCGGAACCCGCGCCGGTGAGCGCAGCCACCGCATCCGGTCTCCCCGAGGCCGTGCGGGGGGCGCTCGCCCGCGTCGTCGACCCCGAGATCAGGCGGCCCATCACCGAGCTCGACATGGTGGGCGCGGTCGCGGTCGACGACTCGGGGGTGGCCGACGTCGAGCTCAAGCTCACCATCGTGGGCTGCCCGGCCGCCGCCACGATCGAGCGCGACGTGCGCGAGGCGGCGCTCGGCGTGCCGGGGGTCGACGCGGTGCGGGTCGACGTCTCCGTCATGTCGAAGGAGGAGCGGGCCGCGCTCACCGAGCGGCTGCGGGGGCCGGGGCGGCGGGACATGCCGTTCGGGCCCGGAACGCTGACGCGGGTGTACGCGATCACGAGCGGCAAGGGCGGAGTGGGCAAGTCGACGCTGACGGCCAATCTCGCGGTGGCGCTCGCTCGTCGGGGTTTGTCGGTGGGGCTCGTCGACGCCGATGTGTACGGGTTCTCGATCCCGGGCATCCTCGGGCTCGTCGACGAGCAGGGAGTGGCGGCGCGGCCGACCAGGCTCGACGACATGATCCTGCCGCCCGTGGCGCACGGGGTGAAGGTCATCTCCATCGGCATGTTCATCGACCCCGCCCAGGCGTCGGCGACCGGCGGCGCTGTCGCGTGGCGCGGGCCGATGCTGCACCGCACGATCGCCCAGTTTCTCACCGACGTGTACTTCGGCGACCTCGACGTGCTGCTGCTCGATCTGCCGCCCGGCACCGGCGACGTGGCGATCTCGGTGGGGCAGCTGCTGCCCAACGCGGAGGTCGTGGTGCTCACCACCCCGCAGCCCGCCGCCGCCGATGTGGCCGAGCGCTCGGGGCTGGTGGCCATGCAGACCGGACAGAGCGTCTACGGCGTCATCGAGAACATGGCGGGGTTCACCGGGCCCGACGGGCAGACCGTCGAGCTGTTCGGCTCGGGCGGCGGCGCCGAGGTCGCGCGCCGGCTCTCGGCGCGCGCCGGACGCGAGGTTCCGCTGCTCGCGTCGGTGCCGCTCAGCGTCGAACTGCGCACCGGCGGCGACACGGGGGCACCCGTGGTGCTCGCCCGCCCCGACGACCCCGCCGCCCGCGCCATCGACGCGGTCGCCGCCACGATGGCGCGCCGCGGCCGCGACCTCGCGGGCCGCCGCCTGGGGCTCGCCCCGGTATGAGCGCGCCCCGCTCCCGGCCCCGCGCCCCCGGCGCGGGCGTCGCGGCGCGGCAGCCCGCGCGGCTGCGCGGCGCGTCGGCGCAGCGACCCGCACTCGGCACGGGCGAGGGCTCGGCCGAGCTGGTAGCGCGTGGCGAGTGGGTGCCCAGGCCGATGCGCGGTCTTCTCACGGCGCTCGGCGCGGGCACGAGGCCGGGCACGGCTGAGCTGGTGCCGCATAACGAGCGGGCGCCCAGGCGGATGCGCGGCGCGGACGCGCAGCGTCCCGCACTCGGCGCGGTCACGGGCACGGGCACGGGCGAGCTGGTAGCGCGTGGCGAGTGGGCACCCAGACAGATTCGCGATATCGTCGCGGCGCTCGTCCTGGCGTCGGCTGTGATGGTGAGCGGATGCACGGGGCCGGGCTCACCCGGTGGCGCGTTCGCGACCGCGCCGGTGGGCGGCACGACGTCGCCGAGCTCGGCCACGGCCACCGCCTCGTCGGCTCCTTCGCCGACGGTGGTCGACGGGGTGGGCCTCGAGATCCTGCAGAGCCGCACGGACTACGCGAAGCGCGGCCTCCAGCTCTCCGTCACGAACACTCGCGACGAGCCGATCGTCGTTGTGGGTGCGCGCTTCGACAGCGTCCAGTTCGCGGCGCCGGTCGACTGGAGCGGTAGCCCCGTCGAGATCCCACCCGGCCTCACCCGCCACCTGCCGATAGCGCTGAGCACCGCCGTGTGCCCCGCCCCCGAAGGCCCGCCCGTGCTCACGCTGATCGTCCGCGACGGTGGAGACGGCTCCACGGCCCCAGGTGACGCCGGCAGCGCGAACGACACCGGCAGCGACACCCGCACCGGCGACACGGACGGCTCCGGCGTGGCGGGCGCGCGCCGAGACGACACCACCACCATCCAGGGCACGCCGAGCGACCCCTTCGGGGTGTTGCCGCGCATCGCGGGTGAGGACTGCTTGCAGCACGAAGTCGCCGCGACTGCCGCGCTGGGCTTCGCGGGTCTTCGCGTGGAGGGATCGGGGCCTAGGACGACCGCTCTCCTCGAGCTGCGCATCTCCCCCACCGGAGCCGCGGACGGCCCCGTGCTGCACCTCACCGAGGTGCGCCCGAGCATCCTCCTGCAGCCCCGCGACGGAGGATCCTGGCCGCTCGACCTCGAGGTCGCACCCGGCGACTCACCATCGACCATCACGCTGGAGGCCGTGCCCGCCCGCTGCGATCCTCACGCCGTCGCCGAAGACAAGCGCGGCACCGTCCTGCCGCTCGACGTCACGCTTGCCGGCCGCACAGCAGGAACCGTCGAACTCGCCGCAGACCCGGCAGTCAAGCAGCAGGTCTACGACTTCATCTCCGAGTCCTGCGGCTTCGCCACCGGGTGACCGCCGCGCATACGTCTCCACGCCCGCGCGGGAGGGTTAGGTAGCTTCGAAGCCATAACGCGAGGCCGTCGGCTTCGCCACCGGGCGACCGCCGCGCATTTGTCCCCACGCCGCGCAGGAGGGTCAGGTAGCCCCGAAGTCGTAACCCGAGTCCTGCGGCTACGCCACCAGGTGACCGCCACGCATCCGTCTTCACGCCCGGGCGAGACATCCGTCCCCACGCTGGGCGAGAGGCTCAGGTCGCTTCGGAGTCGTAGGCCGAGGCCACGGCGGGCATCGGCGCGGGGGTGTGCTCCCCGCTGGTCTCGCCCGGGAAGGCGGGATCTCCGGCGACCGGGTCGCCCTCGGCGCCCGCCCCCGACGCGGCAGCGGCAGCCGCGGCCGCACCCGCCGCAGCACCGGCGACGCCCGTCGGCCCGACCGCGCCCACGGCGCTGGCCGCTTTGGCCGCACCGACCACCCCAGCGGCCCCCTCCGCCGCACCGATCGCGGTCGGCCCCCCGGCCGACTTCGCCTTGTGCTGCAGGTACGCGGGCTCCGGTCTCGTCGCCGGCTTCGTCACCGGCCGCACGGCGGGGGTCGCGGGCGTGTCGTCGAGCAGCGCCTCGCGGATGATGCGGCGCGGGTCGTACTGACGCGGGTCGAGCTTCTTCCAGTCGACGTCGTCGAAGTCGTCGCCCATCTCGTCTTTCATGCGGGCCTTGGCGCCGTTGGCCATGTCGCGCGCGCTGCGGATGAACTGGGCGAGCTTCGCGGCGTAGCCCGGCAGACGCTCGGGGCCGAGCACGAAGACGGCGATGATCCCGATCAGCAGCAGCTTCTCGAAGGTCAACCCGAACATGCTGAAACTATACCTTCCACAACCGACAAGCCCCCGCGCGTGGCGACCCGGCGGAGCCTGGGCCGTTCTCTAAGCTGTCAAGCGGAGGGCACCGTGTCAAGCAAAGAGTCCAGCTGGAAGTACGCCGACGACCTCGTCGCCGAGACGCCGCAGATCGTGGCGGCGCGCGCGCACGCCGCCGAGGTGGGCGTCGAGTCGGTGTCCCCCGCCATCGGCAGCCAGCTCGGGGTGATCGCCGCCGCCACCGCCGCCAAGTCGATCGTCGAGATCGGCACCGGCCTCGGCGTGTCGGCGCTCTGGATGCTGCGGGGTGCCCCCGAGGCCACCATCACCTCGATCGACACCGAGCTGGAGCACCAGCAGGTGGCGCGCGCGGCCCTGCTGGATGCGAAGGTGCCGGCCAACCGCATCCGTCTCATCACGGGGCGGGCCGCCGACGTGCTGCCGCGCCTTAACGAGAACTCCTACGACCTGGTGCTGGTCGACGCCGACGCGGCGAGCGTGATCGAGTACGTCGAGCACGCCCTGCGCCTCGTGCGCCGCGGCGGAACCGTGCTCGTGCCGCACGCCCTCTGGAAAGACAAGGTCGCCGACCCCGTGCAGCGCGGCGAGACCGTCACCGACTTCCGCACGCTCATCGCCGAGCTCGCCGCCTCGGAGGCGGTTCTCACGACGCTGTCACCGGCCGGCGACGGCCTGCTGCAGGTGACGAAGATCGTCGGCTGAGGCATCCGCTCGCCCGCTCACGAACGAGCAGCCCGCATTCAGACACAAGATCCAGACACACGATCCGGCCACCGGTTCCAGACACAAGCGAAGGCCCCGCCACCCGGGTGAACCGGGGCGGGGCCTTCGCCGTGAAGGGCCCGGCCGCTGTCGCGACCAGGCGCTCCCTGCTACGCGGGATTGACCACGCCGGCGAGAGCGTCGTGCAGCTCCTTCGCCTCCGCGTCGTTGACGGAGACGACGAGGCGACCCCCGCCCTCCAGCGGTACCCGAACGATGATGAGGCGTCCTTCTTTCACTGCCTCCATCGGTCCGTCTCCGGTCCTGGGTTTCATGGCGGCCATTCGGCTCCCCTTTCGTGGTGTCGGTTACCATTATCGCCGAATCGCGACAACTGACGAAACTCACGCACCGGTCACGGCGGTGTCCAGTCGCGGCCGTCGACCCCCCAGCCGATCGCCATCCACCCCACCTGCCCGGCGATGCACACGACGACGAGCGCCACCCGGTACACCGGCGATCGGGGCAGGGCGAGCGCGCCGAGTGCCGGGAAC carries:
- a CDS encoding P-loop NTPase, with protein sequence MSAATASGLPEAVRGALARVVDPEIRRPITELDMVGAVAVDDSGVADVELKLTIVGCPAAATIERDVREAALGVPGVDAVRVDVSVMSKEERAALTERLRGPGRRDMPFGPGTLTRVYAITSGKGGVGKSTLTANLAVALARRGLSVGLVDADVYGFSIPGILGLVDEQGVAARPTRLDDMILPPVAHGVKVISIGMFIDPAQASATGGAVAWRGPMLHRTIAQFLTDVYFGDLDVLLLDLPPGTGDVAISVGQLLPNAEVVVLTTPQPAAADVAERSGLVAMQTGQSVYGVIENMAGFTGPDGQTVELFGSGGGAEVARRLSARAGREVPLLASVPLSVELRTGGDTGAPVVLARPDDPAARAIDAVAATMARRGRDLAGRRLGLAPV
- a CDS encoding PHP domain-containing protein; its protein translation is MSSARLFREPIDLHTHSRVSDGTEAPAELVRAAKDAGLGTVALTDHDSTAGWAEAAAEATRVGVTFIPGMELSTRIGWSSVHLLAYLFDPDDADLLDATARIREARLHRAEQMVERIARDYDVSWDDVLAQTEPGATVGRPHIADALVARGLAVDRSAAFAGILHWRAGYYQPHDAPDPLEAVRLVVAAGGVPVIAHPATRSRADVQLDEEFDALVDAGLFGLEIDHRENTPEGRRRLERLVRRYGLAVTGSSDYHGAGKPNRLGENTTRPEVLEAIIARATGSAPTYA
- a CDS encoding O-methyltransferase, whose translation is MSSKESSWKYADDLVAETPQIVAARAHAAEVGVESVSPAIGSQLGVIAAATAAKSIVEIGTGLGVSALWMLRGAPEATITSIDTELEHQQVARAALLDAKVPANRIRLITGRAADVLPRLNENSYDLVLVDADAASVIEYVEHALRLVRRGGTVLVPHALWKDKVADPVQRGETVTDFRTLIAELAASEAVLTTLSPAGDGLLQVTKIVG
- a CDS encoding aminopeptidase P family protein; translated protein: MAETTETSSTADATAPETTAPATAAPTTPGHADTDAPEPRATSNRSTTPGSDAFRDYIASGWAERTDTLPPAREQARFAAERRRRLSEAFPGKRLVIPSGAPKQRSNDTDYPYRAHSAFSYLTGWASDAEPGAYLVLEPSDAGHEATLYFRERAGRDSDEFYANPEIGEFWIGPRPSLAQVASDLALATKGVADFESVDFDETTVVLREADPALPAGAGDSADDELARVLSELRLVKDSYEIAQMREAVAATARGFDDVIADFARSSQHARGERLVEGVFNTRARLDGNTVGYDTIAASGPHACILHWTRNDGPVTPGDLILLDAGVELDSLYTADITRTLPVNGRFTEVQRTVYEAVREAADAAFAIVRPGIKFREIHQAAMAVIARRTAEWGLLPVTAEQALEADNQQHRRYMVHGTSHHLGIDVHDCAKARREMYLDGVLEPGMVFTIEPGLYFQPDDLTVPEEFRGIGVRIEDDILVTEDGAENLSIGIPRTADDVEAWYARLNPQA
- a CDS encoding general stress protein; amino-acid sequence: MTDPQPSARRRPPRGAVIPTGETVATFDSYAEAQAAVDRLARAEFPVKELSIVGSDLKSVERVTGKMSYGRAALAGALSGLWVGIFFGLLLVLLSPTSTTPLFLVAAALIGAGFGLFFNIVVYSIGRRRRDYTSVMQVVASSYAVVVGVELANRARNVLDRSEG
- a CDS encoding DUF3117 domain-containing protein, whose translation is MAAMKPRTGDGPMEAVKEGRLIIVRVPLEGGGRLVVSVNDAEAKELHDALAGVVNPA
- a CDS encoding DUF1003 domain-containing protein, translated to MARSGDNRQRSALDAPKGRRTTVIPRRPVTNRDRFGRVTEAIARAMGTPWFLVGLTLFVVVWMLFNTYGPENWRFDSAAIGFTALTLILSLQASYAAPLILLAQNRQDDRDRVQFEQDRQRAERNLADTEYLAREVVALRLALQDMASKEFIRAELRSLLDELDRDRDPDETDARTASTSSPSLLGPATGSVPTQRNPRR
- a CDS encoding magnesium transporter MgtE N-terminal domain-containing protein, which encodes MSATRVFVARLVGCTVFDPSGDRLGKVRDVLVVYRKNDPPRVVGLIVEIPGRRRVFVSIGRVTSISSGQIITTGLINVRRFEQRGGEVRVVAELFGRQVVFADGSGQATIEDVSIEEHGPGEWSVAQLFVRRPKTSASPFAKGATVFAAWDEVRERTSAGQAQSAEQLIATFSDLKPADLANTLLDLPPQRMLEVAEELPDDRLADVLEEMPEVDQVEILSKLDDDRAADVLDQMQPDDATDLIALLSDERGEHLLELMQPEEADDVRMLLAFAPDTAGGLMTTEPIIVSADATVAEGLALIRRHELAPALGAAICITLPPFEPPTGRFLGMVHFQRMLRYPPHEKLGTILDQGLEPVTADTSAAVVARILASYNLVSVPVVDDNHRLVGVVTIDDVLDYLLPDDWRSNDSDDDTDEVSDRTPSRALSGAPRTPARGRRTGHGTIGR